Proteins from one Leptonema illini DSM 21528 genomic window:
- a CDS encoding ABC transporter substrate-binding protein — protein MVLWYVIAGVIALIGLGIDLLGYWHPELLPAYQWLIARASIVGLLILVAVILLNRFRRNERKNINRIKDLRTTASRLESYVGSLVQDVGIIQEAIKHQINSVIDVQESLAELNNLALQAVDQVSDQAGSTEQTSAAIQSVTDTIFEVVRNAGATSDNAKSMSERAARGGELMERNRVDVASIISVFASIQDQITKLEGSIEKVGQITEVIDDISDQTNLLSLNAAIEAARAGESGRGFAVVADEVKKLAEKSQTSTRAIHDLIQSTRQEMKNLSGEVQNASANINSAVESAKEMVGTLHSIAESVHSTTDNIEYISKAMERHASTMEEITGAVQNIATGGGHIKELSDRQVENLKKIISKLDRSYRLSLEASESVNKISVNSEELKDIVLKTRTDVVRIAEQNKEEQRRKGEVTVTMFSGDVPALSTFCPSFDPDSFSLKSQIYDGLIHCDLEGNMVPGLATAWTQLDDRTIEFKLRKGVRFHDGSPFTAEDVKFTLKTVLDPKVGSGTAWIMSVIRDVQVLDPFTVRVRTSEPDGMLLRRLTLFGLISSKDYVSKVGLEKALMHPVGTGPFQFVSHTPGQEYLLRRNASYWRRGVPSYSFLRIKILPERRWADALLSGDVDIAPYLSGSKEGLFAASEEAIIEKRLVLQSPWVFMKNQGPLADVRVRRALNHAIDRKALIQSVENGNGEPLASLGLKGSFGASEELQPYPYDLRLARKLMQEAGFEEGFSLKAIASDVTEGVARTIQEQLHTISVDLDIEVVSRPEWARRVVVGKITGHPYEGDMAFNMVDNPIYTTAFHAGLLLSSGGLFSLLNDPEYDRRYQAVMKLTDAQAHRRALADLDRFVHENALMLFTYQQIRTVGMSKKIQIPGIPVNGHVDFLMLSDIQKRK, from the coding sequence AGAAACGAGCGAAAGAATATAAATCGAATCAAAGATCTTCGTACCACGGCAAGTCGGCTCGAAAGCTATGTCGGTAGCCTTGTACAGGATGTCGGTATCATACAGGAGGCGATCAAGCATCAGATCAACAGCGTCATTGATGTTCAGGAAAGTCTTGCCGAGTTAAACAATCTGGCCTTGCAGGCCGTAGATCAGGTCAGCGACCAGGCGGGCTCTACGGAACAGACATCGGCCGCCATTCAATCCGTAACCGACACGATTTTTGAAGTCGTCCGTAATGCCGGCGCAACTTCGGATAACGCAAAGAGCATGAGCGAACGTGCGGCTCGCGGCGGCGAGTTGATGGAAAGGAATCGTGTCGATGTGGCATCGATCATATCCGTTTTTGCAAGCATTCAGGATCAGATCACGAAACTGGAGGGCTCCATCGAGAAGGTGGGGCAGATCACCGAAGTCATCGACGACATTTCAGATCAGACGAATCTGCTTTCGCTTAACGCCGCTATCGAGGCGGCCCGCGCAGGCGAATCAGGCAGGGGGTTTGCCGTAGTTGCCGATGAAGTGAAAAAACTGGCCGAGAAATCTCAGACCTCTACGCGCGCCATACACGATCTGATACAGAGCACACGGCAGGAGATGAAGAATCTCTCAGGCGAGGTGCAGAATGCCAGTGCAAACATCAATAGCGCCGTTGAAAGCGCGAAGGAGATGGTCGGAACTCTGCACTCTATAGCCGAATCCGTGCATTCCACGACCGACAATATCGAATATATTTCAAAAGCCATGGAGCGACATGCAAGCACCATGGAAGAGATCACGGGCGCCGTGCAGAACATCGCCACCGGAGGCGGTCATATCAAAGAGCTTTCGGATCGACAGGTGGAGAATCTCAAGAAGATCATCTCGAAGCTGGATCGTTCTTACCGTCTTTCTCTTGAGGCATCCGAATCTGTTAACAAGATTTCGGTGAACTCCGAGGAGCTCAAGGACATCGTTCTTAAAACAAGAACCGATGTTGTGAGGATTGCAGAACAGAACAAAGAGGAGCAGCGGCGAAAAGGCGAGGTTACTGTCACCATGTTTTCGGGCGATGTGCCGGCTCTGAGCACGTTCTGTCCGTCTTTTGATCCGGATTCCTTTTCATTGAAAAGCCAGATCTATGACGGTCTGATTCATTGCGATCTTGAGGGCAACATGGTACCCGGCCTGGCCACTGCATGGACACAGCTTGATGATCGCACGATCGAATTCAAGCTGCGGAAGGGCGTACGTTTTCACGATGGCAGCCCGTTCACGGCAGAAGATGTTAAATTTACTCTGAAAACCGTTCTTGATCCGAAAGTGGGCAGCGGGACCGCATGGATTATGTCGGTCATCCGTGACGTGCAGGTCCTTGATCCGTTTACGGTGCGAGTGCGTACATCTGAACCTGATGGCATGCTTCTTCGTAGGTTAACTCTCTTTGGATTGATCAGCTCGAAAGACTATGTCAGTAAAGTCGGTCTTGAAAAGGCGCTGATGCATCCTGTCGGCACCGGACCGTTTCAATTTGTTTCGCATACCCCCGGGCAGGAGTATTTGCTTCGAAGAAATGCATCGTACTGGAGACGTGGAGTTCCTTCATACTCGTTTCTGCGTATTAAGATCCTTCCGGAGCGGCGGTGGGCGGATGCTCTGCTTTCAGGCGATGTCGATATTGCCCCCTATCTTTCAGGCAGCAAAGAAGGGCTCTTTGCCGCCTCAGAAGAGGCGATCATTGAGAAGCGGCTTGTTCTTCAAAGCCCGTGGGTGTTTATGAAAAATCAGGGCCCTCTTGCCGACGTGCGCGTGCGCCGTGCCCTGAATCATGCCATTGATCGCAAAGCTCTGATTCAGTCCGTGGAAAACGGAAACGGCGAGCCTCTGGCGTCTCTCGGGCTAAAAGGAAGTTTCGGCGCCAGTGAAGAACTTCAGCCTTACCCTTATGATCTGAGGCTGGCGCGCAAGCTGATGCAAGAGGCGGGCTTTGAAGAGGGCTTTTCTCTTAAAGCCATCGCCTCGGACGTGACCGAGGGCGTTGCCCGTACCATACAGGAGCAGCTACATACGATTTCCGTCGACCTGGATATCGAAGTCGTCTCAAGGCCGGAGTGGGCCCGTCGTGTTGTCGTCGGCAAGATAACAGGCCATCCCTATGAAGGGGACATGGCTTTCAATATGGTGGATAATCCCATCTATACGACGGCTTTTCATGCCGGTCTCCTTCTGTCATCCGGCGGTCTTTTTTCTCTATTGAACGATCCTGAATATGACCGTCGCTATCAGGCGGTCATGAAGCTGACAGATGCGCAGGCGCATAGAAGGGCGCTGGCCGACCTTGACCGATTTGTGCACGAGAATGCTCTCATGCTCTTCACATATCAGCAGATCCGCACGGTGGGCATGTCAAAGAAGATACAGATCCCGGGCATTCCCGTAAATGGCCATGTGGATTTCCTTATGCTCAGCGATATTCAAAAGAGGAAATAG
- a CDS encoding lytic transglycosylase domain-containing protein — protein sequence MKRKIEKSNTISKNHPVKLIYSAFSSKSRPLYLVALISLLPVCSSLSAHPLNVEIYDLVRSGRWSTIISQFRNRTPSDPAQRYALARATEEEKRLLRNPDPEQTKAVIAEYLRAAGLFCGSDLTVCVESGRANGRGILRNLAVMRAGELAEKLRDTRLRAGILLQADLSRDNPVTRRIFADTLLALFNLRQLDRAHAHMQRNTSITGGSVYHARGKIYAGLNRKQEAIDSYIKAASDTNASWLLRAIHKDLTAVAPDYPATPGLTDWERRSAVQFYDQIPVARIGISPTTLIATTSADTIRQDGMYLIRSNQERYLKDLAARGYTYLSREADVLKLWVDELAKKKNRAVALDLLQQFAHTRLYHSGLWKAYLELLETGNREVYFNELLEYLVVHHSDIHVHDRLINFLIGDHPEQIRWADQRHWETAATKLPKQPGSGRFVYWLWRYYTEKYPGRAKELAENFYRYAPGSYYSVPFWDKSTTKGYEADWNNVSGVDGYYRWISAHGGNDDALRFLSRKSLYGYYNQDAVRLSKELYMDGRPVDNEIVEILALGEFTLGFAYFKEKYGDLPDVDYLKSLVAAGIQSRNRFVEVYYLRTLLRKLNIPEDPFVLPPRLLEALYPRPYRSVVQRYARDYGMHEDMIYGLMRQESMFREVAESRSGALGLMQIMPKTGAWLAGRMGIKEYDLTDPETSIKLGTKFFSDLMRSSDRDFRWASISYNGGPGNMRKWKRQYYRGDFNYFLEVLPVEESRNYVRKTYENYLHYHAARILYDPGIR from the coding sequence GTGAAGAGAAAAATCGAGAAAAGCAATACTATTTCTAAGAATCATCCTGTGAAGTTGATTTATTCGGCCTTCTCGTCGAAAAGTCGGCCTTTATATCTTGTTGCTCTTATAAGCCTGCTTCCCGTTTGTTCGTCGCTTTCGGCCCATCCGCTCAATGTGGAGATCTACGATCTCGTTCGCTCCGGCCGGTGGTCGACGATCATCAGTCAGTTCCGCAATCGCACGCCGTCCGATCCGGCGCAGCGTTATGCCCTGGCAAGAGCGACAGAAGAGGAAAAGCGTCTGCTTCGCAATCCCGATCCCGAGCAGACGAAGGCCGTCATCGCCGAATATCTGCGCGCTGCTGGGCTTTTTTGTGGAAGCGATCTGACGGTCTGCGTCGAATCGGGTCGTGCAAACGGCCGCGGCATACTTCGTAATCTTGCCGTCATGCGTGCCGGCGAGCTCGCCGAGAAACTGCGTGATACGCGACTGCGCGCAGGCATTCTGCTTCAGGCCGATCTTTCGCGCGACAATCCCGTTACCCGACGCATCTTTGCCGATACGTTGCTTGCGCTTTTCAATCTGCGTCAGCTCGACCGCGCCCACGCTCACATGCAGCGCAACACATCGATCACAGGCGGGTCGGTCTACCATGCCCGCGGAAAGATCTACGCCGGCCTGAACCGAAAGCAGGAAGCCATCGACTCTTATATCAAAGCAGCGTCAGACACCAATGCCTCCTGGCTTCTTCGCGCCATTCATAAAGATCTGACGGCCGTCGCTCCTGATTATCCGGCGACGCCCGGCCTGACAGATTGGGAGCGACGCTCGGCCGTTCAGTTTTATGATCAGATTCCTGTCGCCCGCATCGGTATCTCTCCGACGACGCTGATCGCCACCACATCGGCCGATACGATCCGGCAGGACGGCATGTATCTGATTCGATCGAATCAGGAGCGGTATCTGAAAGACCTTGCCGCCCGCGGTTATACGTACCTTTCGCGCGAAGCGGACGTGCTCAAGCTCTGGGTGGACGAGCTGGCAAAAAAGAAGAACAGAGCCGTCGCCCTCGATCTGCTGCAACAGTTCGCCCATACGCGGCTCTATCACAGCGGGCTCTGGAAGGCCTACCTTGAACTGCTTGAGACCGGGAATCGCGAGGTATATTTTAACGAGCTGCTTGAATACCTCGTCGTCCATCACTCCGACATTCATGTGCATGATCGGCTCATCAACTTTCTGATCGGCGATCATCCCGAGCAGATTCGCTGGGCCGATCAGCGACATTGGGAAACGGCGGCAACTAAGCTGCCCAAACAGCCCGGAAGCGGTCGCTTCGTTTACTGGCTCTGGAGATATTATACCGAGAAGTATCCGGGGCGAGCGAAAGAGCTGGCCGAGAACTTTTATCGTTATGCGCCGGGCTCCTATTACTCCGTTCCCTTCTGGGATAAATCCACGACGAAGGGTTATGAGGCGGACTGGAATAACGTTTCAGGCGTCGACGGCTACTATCGCTGGATTTCGGCGCATGGAGGCAACGACGACGCCCTGCGCTTCCTTTCTCGTAAGAGCCTGTACGGATACTACAATCAGGACGCCGTCCGTCTCTCTAAAGAGCTGTACATGGACGGCAGGCCGGTGGATAACGAGATCGTCGAGATCCTTGCTCTTGGTGAATTCACTCTCGGCTTCGCCTATTTCAAAGAGAAATACGGCGATCTGCCCGACGTCGATTATCTGAAAAGCCTCGTTGCTGCCGGCATCCAGAGCCGTAATCGATTCGTCGAGGTCTATTATCTTCGCACGCTGCTGCGAAAGCTGAACATTCCCGAAGATCCGTTTGTACTGCCGCCTCGCCTGCTTGAGGCCCTTTATCCGCGACCCTACCGTAGCGTGGTGCAGCGTTATGCGCGCGACTACGGCATGCACGAAGATATGATCTACGGTCTCATGCGTCAGGAGAGTATGTTCCGCGAGGTCGCCGAAAGCCGCTCGGGCGCTCTCGGTCTGATGCAGATCATGCCGAAAACCGGCGCCTGGCTTGCCGGGCGCATGGGGATCAAAGAATACGATCTGACCGATCCCGAAACGTCCATCAAGCTCGGTACGAAGTTCTTTTCGGATCTGATGCGCTCCAGCGACCGCGACTTTCGCTGGGCGTCGATCTCGTATAACGGCGGCCCGGGCAATATGCGCAAATGGAAGCGGCAATACTACAGAGGCGACTTCAACTATTTTCTCGAGGTATTACCCGTAGAAGAAAGCCGCAACTACGTGCGTAAGACCTATGAGAACTATCTGCACTATCATGCAGCCCGCATCCTCTATGATCCAGGAATCAGGTAG
- a CDS encoding SGNH/GDSL hydrolase family protein → MLRAVILFIASSLLSASLVAAPQFTQRLANGESLTVVVYGTSLTEQGAWPELMQAELHRRYKGRIHLINGAMSGQTSKWGVMNIEDRVIQKRPDVLFIEFAINDAHRRFEIDVDDTRRNFRRMVQRVKKALPECEIILMTMSDAKGEAEYNRQFRLHEYYQAVRDVAAENGLTLIDLYPQWQRLRLGDEGLYDRYMPDGLHPTEEAARHFIIPALIKELESQKSPVRF, encoded by the coding sequence ATGCTTCGAGCCGTTATCCTCTTCATCGCTTCCTCGCTTCTATCGGCCTCTCTCGTCGCAGCGCCGCAGTTCACGCAGCGTCTTGCGAACGGCGAGAGCCTGACCGTCGTCGTCTACGGAACAAGCCTGACAGAGCAAGGCGCCTGGCCCGAGCTAATGCAGGCGGAGCTCCATCGTCGGTATAAAGGGCGCATCCATCTGATCAATGGCGCCATGTCGGGGCAGACATCGAAATGGGGCGTCATGAATATCGAGGATCGCGTGATTCAGAAGCGGCCCGACGTACTGTTCATCGAATTTGCCATAAACGACGCGCATAGAAGGTTTGAGATCGACGTCGACGATACGCGAAGAAACTTTCGCCGCATGGTTCAGCGTGTGAAGAAGGCCCTACCTGAGTGCGAGATCATCTTGATGACGATGAGCGACGCAAAAGGGGAGGCGGAGTATAACCGACAGTTCCGTTTGCACGAGTACTATCAGGCGGTCAGAGACGTGGCGGCCGAGAACGGCCTGACGCTGATCGATCTGTATCCGCAGTGGCAGAGGTTGCGTCTGGGCGATGAAGGGCTTTATGATCGCTACATGCCCGATGGACTGCATCCGACAGAAGAGGCGGCCCGGCATTTTATTATTCCGGCGCTGATCAAGGAATTAGAATCTCAGAAGTCTCCGGTACGTTTTTGA
- a CDS encoding acyltransferase family protein: protein MKDTQSAFLPGIQGLRAVAVLLVLFYHIWPEALPGGFAGVDVFFVLSGYLITGLLLREAKGGRIDLVAFWARRIRRLLPAATVVLLVSLALSWLLLPETKRLEYSGDILSAALYVVNWRFALSSVDYGHRGAAPSPVQHYWSLSIEEQFYIVWPVMAALLARAATPERQKRVFAVVSFSCLIASFFYSIYFTYSGSAAAYFVSGTRIWELAAGALLASFNIRALSGRLAGLLSWTGLALILVSGFVLKTSMPFPGWLALLPVLGTIFMLLSEQASDWSPAYILKWKPLQYIGDISYSVYLWHWPIVLVLPGIVEEQSLLADGRTLVVLSLLAGIVSKHVIEDPFRDGLFTAHLQRWRAVLFGALLVLITVSASLWFMHRQEEKERLAFEEEQRIVVADADYPGAAALDPAAFFIADPTLPVRPDPLLAKRDSPVLYSDGCELKQTGTAVACEYGNPTGRRTIVLLGDSHAAQYLPALQALAEKHDWRIVVYQKSACMVADSVVRIRSTGMVREDCESWKKEALAAIIQQKPDIVVTSAALPHIYNEYYQLAPTSELVLAYRSLWSRLADRGIPLLVIRDNPRPLLDVPACVAMNRTAPGRCSRLREQVLDRHEDPLVEASQMRGVHLLDLTHLFCNGQECPAVIGNVLVYRDGDHLTATFARSLSPYIEREMRSILREDQRD, encoded by the coding sequence ATGAAAGATACGCAATCGGCCTTTCTGCCGGGCATTCAGGGGCTGCGCGCTGTCGCCGTTCTGCTTGTTCTGTTCTATCATATATGGCCTGAGGCGTTACCCGGGGGATTTGCCGGCGTCGATGTTTTCTTCGTGCTTTCGGGGTATTTGATCACGGGGCTTCTTCTGCGCGAAGCGAAAGGTGGACGCATTGATCTGGTGGCTTTCTGGGCGCGCCGCATTCGACGTCTTCTTCCGGCGGCGACTGTGGTGCTTCTCGTGAGCCTCGCACTTTCCTGGCTGCTGCTTCCCGAAACAAAGCGGCTTGAATACTCCGGCGATATTCTCTCGGCCGCTCTTTACGTCGTGAACTGGCGTTTTGCTCTTTCATCGGTGGATTACGGTCATCGCGGAGCGGCTCCGTCGCCGGTACAGCATTACTGGTCTTTGAGCATCGAAGAGCAGTTCTACATCGTCTGGCCCGTAATGGCCGCCCTGCTCGCCCGGGCTGCGACTCCGGAAAGACAGAAAAGAGTCTTCGCCGTGGTTTCTTTCAGCTGTTTGATCGCCTCTTTCTTTTATTCGATCTATTTCACCTACTCGGGCAGCGCCGCCGCCTATTTCGTCAGCGGCACACGCATCTGGGAGCTGGCTGCCGGCGCTCTTCTTGCTTCGTTTAACATAAGAGCGCTTTCAGGAAGACTTGCCGGGCTTCTTAGCTGGACGGGCCTCGCCCTGATCCTCGTATCGGGTTTCGTTTTGAAAACGTCGATGCCCTTCCCTGGATGGCTTGCACTGCTGCCCGTTCTCGGCACGATCTTCATGCTCCTTTCAGAGCAGGCCTCTGACTGGTCGCCCGCTTATATTCTAAAATGGAAGCCGCTTCAGTATATCGGCGATATCTCGTATTCGGTCTACCTCTGGCACTGGCCCATCGTTCTTGTGCTGCCCGGCATCGTGGAAGAGCAATCCTTGCTGGCCGACGGACGCACGCTTGTCGTTCTTTCGCTTCTTGCCGGCATTGTTAGCAAACATGTTATTGAAGATCCCTTTCGCGATGGGTTATTCACCGCACATCTACAGCGATGGCGAGCCGTGCTTTTTGGCGCCCTGCTTGTGCTGATCACGGTAAGCGCCTCGCTCTGGTTCATGCACAGGCAAGAAGAGAAGGAGCGTCTGGCCTTCGAAGAGGAACAGCGCATTGTCGTTGCCGACGCCGACTATCCAGGAGCGGCCGCCCTTGATCCCGCTGCGTTTTTTATCGCTGATCCGACGCTTCCTGTGCGTCCCGATCCGCTGCTTGCGAAAAGAGATTCCCCCGTTCTGTATAGCGATGGCTGCGAGCTGAAGCAGACCGGCACGGCCGTCGCCTGCGAATACGGCAATCCGACGGGCAGGCGAACGATCGTGCTTCTTGGCGATTCGCATGCGGCGCAGTATCTTCCGGCGCTGCAGGCACTGGCAGAGAAGCATGACTGGCGCATCGTCGTATACCAGAAATCGGCCTGCATGGTCGCCGATTCCGTCGTGCGTATTCGATCGACGGGCATGGTGCGCGAAGATTGCGAAAGCTGGAAGAAAGAGGCGCTTGCCGCTATTATTCAGCAGAAGCCCGATATCGTCGTCACATCGGCTGCGCTTCCGCATATCTACAACGAATACTACCAGCTTGCGCCGACCTCTGAGCTCGTCCTTGCTTATCGCTCGCTCTGGAGTCGCCTGGCCGATAGGGGAATACCGCTTCTCGTGATCCGGGATAATCCGCGGCCGCTTCTTGACGTACCTGCCTGCGTCGCCATGAACCGAACGGCGCCCGGTCGGTGCAGCCGCCTGCGCGAGCAGGTGCTTGATCGCCATGAAGACCCGTTAGTCGAAGCATCGCAGATGCGGGGGGTGCATCTGCTTGATCTAACGCATCTCTTCTGCAACGGCCAGGAATGCCCGGCTGTGATCGGCAATGTTCTCGTTTACCGAGACGGCGATCATCTGACCGCCACGTTTGCCCGATCGCTTTCTCCGTATATCGAGCGTGAGATGCGTTCTATTCTGAGAGAAGATCAGAGGGATTGA
- the ltrA gene encoding group II intron reverse transcriptase/maturase — METSSTEEGKGTEAAIPLNQKGLSEKLALLRSKLYHKARNEPRFKFYVLYDRIFRMDVLEAAYSRVKANRGSPGVDGITFKQIENSKGGAKAFLESIQKELKEKTYRPSPVRRKYIAKPDGRRRPLGIPTIKDRVVQMATLLIIEPIYEADFLDCSYGFRPKRSAHTALAEIRSHILSGFQAVYDADLKGYFDSIPHDKLILCVEQRISDRSVLRLIRMWLKTPVVEPPDDKGSPPRIARSKQGTPQGGVISPLLANLFLHYFDKVFHGRNGPAVWANAKLVRYADDFVVLARYQSDRLTDFVEGFIEARMGLKINRDKTKTVNLKEKKASLDFLGFTFRFDRDLKGRNRDYLNVLPSKKAVQRMRDRLKIMTGKKMCYQPIDEMIGGINRTLVGWSNYFRFGYPAASFRKVNSYTVHRLTVHLKRRSQRGFRPPNGVSFYSQISKMGLLYLK, encoded by the coding sequence ATGGAAACATCCTCTACGGAAGAAGGAAAGGGAACTGAGGCAGCGATACCGCTTAACCAGAAGGGACTTTCCGAGAAGCTCGCTCTTTTGAGATCGAAACTCTATCACAAGGCGAGGAACGAACCACGCTTCAAATTTTACGTGCTTTATGATCGTATCTTCAGGATGGACGTTCTGGAGGCGGCGTATTCACGAGTGAAAGCGAATCGCGGTTCTCCCGGCGTTGACGGGATAACCTTCAAACAAATTGAGAACAGCAAAGGAGGTGCGAAAGCATTTCTTGAATCGATACAGAAGGAACTGAAAGAGAAGACGTACAGACCAAGCCCGGTCCGCAGGAAGTATATTGCGAAGCCGGATGGAAGACGCCGTCCTCTTGGCATTCCGACGATTAAAGACCGAGTCGTGCAAATGGCGACTCTCCTGATTATCGAGCCTATCTATGAGGCTGATTTTCTCGACTGTTCCTACGGGTTCAGACCGAAAAGATCTGCACATACAGCGCTCGCAGAAATCAGAAGTCATATTCTGTCGGGTTTTCAGGCTGTATATGATGCTGATCTCAAAGGATACTTCGATTCCATCCCACATGACAAACTGATTCTCTGCGTTGAGCAGAGAATCAGTGACAGGTCGGTCTTGCGACTGATCCGGATGTGGTTGAAGACGCCTGTGGTTGAACCCCCCGACGATAAAGGGAGTCCACCACGCATCGCAAGATCGAAACAGGGAACGCCTCAGGGGGGAGTGATCTCCCCGCTGCTCGCGAACCTGTTTCTACATTACTTCGATAAGGTGTTTCATGGTCGTAACGGACCCGCTGTGTGGGCCAACGCAAAACTTGTTCGTTATGCGGATGACTTTGTCGTGTTGGCCCGGTATCAATCGGATCGCCTCACCGATTTTGTTGAGGGATTCATTGAAGCCCGCATGGGTCTTAAGATCAATCGTGACAAGACGAAGACAGTCAACTTGAAGGAGAAGAAAGCGAGTCTGGATTTTCTCGGGTTTACCTTTCGGTTTGATCGCGATCTCAAGGGCAGAAATCGAGACTATTTGAATGTGTTACCCTCTAAGAAAGCCGTGCAGCGGATGCGGGATAGGCTTAAGATCATGACGGGCAAGAAGATGTGCTATCAACCTATTGATGAGATGATAGGCGGTATCAACAGAACCCTTGTCGGCTGGTCAAATTATTTCCGCTTCGGTTATCCAGCGGCTTCCTTTAGAAAAGTCAACTCCTATACAGTTCATCGCTTAACAGTGCATTTAAAGAGAAGAAGTCAGCGTGGTTTTCGCCCGCCGAATGGTGTGAGCTTCTACTCCCAGATAAGCAAAATGGGACTGCTCTATCTCAAATGA